One window from the genome of Streptomyces sp. NBC_00287 encodes:
- a CDS encoding carbohydrate ABC transporter permease: MTTTAVKERTAPKQAPGAAPRKRRSGRLRRVSLPYLLLLPALLLELLVHLVPMVIGIVVSFKELTQFYIRDWGTAPWAGLDNYRISVDFDAPVGEALLKSFFTTCLFTVLSVGLCWLLGAAAAIYLQESFRGRGLLRAIFLVPYALPVYAAVITWAFMFQRDNGLVNHVIHDQLGLTDSPPFWLIGDNSFFTLLVVSVWKGWPFAFLIIMAGLQNIPREMYEAAALDGAGVWQQIRRITMPSLRPVNQVLVLVLFLWTFNDFNTPFVLFGRAAPEAADLISLHIYQSSFQTWNFGTGSAMSVLLLLFLLLVTGVYLVLTSRGRKADA, from the coding sequence ATGACCACCACCGCGGTGAAGGAACGAACGGCACCGAAGCAGGCCCCCGGAGCGGCGCCCCGCAAGCGCCGCTCCGGGCGGCTGCGCCGAGTGTCCCTGCCGTATCTGCTCCTGCTGCCCGCCCTGCTCCTGGAACTCCTGGTCCACCTGGTGCCGATGGTCATCGGCATCGTGGTCAGCTTCAAGGAGCTCACCCAGTTCTACATCCGGGACTGGGGCACGGCTCCCTGGGCGGGCCTGGACAACTACCGGATCTCGGTCGACTTCGACGCCCCCGTCGGCGAGGCCCTGCTCAAGTCGTTCTTCACGACCTGCCTGTTCACCGTGCTTTCCGTCGGCCTGTGCTGGCTGCTCGGCGCGGCCGCCGCGATCTACCTCCAGGAGTCCTTCCGCGGCCGGGGCCTGCTGCGCGCGATCTTCCTCGTCCCGTACGCACTGCCGGTCTACGCCGCCGTCATCACCTGGGCGTTCATGTTCCAGCGGGACAACGGCCTGGTGAACCATGTGATCCACGACCAGCTCGGGCTCACCGACTCACCCCCCTTCTGGCTCATCGGCGACAACAGCTTCTTCACCCTGCTCGTCGTCTCGGTCTGGAAGGGCTGGCCGTTCGCCTTCCTCATCATCATGGCCGGACTCCAGAACATCCCACGGGAGATGTACGAGGCCGCCGCCCTCGACGGCGCCGGAGTGTGGCAGCAGATCCGCCGCATCACCATGCCGTCCCTGCGCCCGGTCAACCAGGTCCTCGTCCTGGTGCTGTTCCTGTGGACGTTCAACGACTTCAACACCCCCTTCGTCCTGTTCGGCCGGGCGGCACCGGAGGCCGCGGACCTCATCTCGCTGCACATCTACCAGTCGTCGTTCCAGACCTGGAACTTCGGCACCGGCTCCGCGATGTCCGTCCTGCTGCTCCTGTTCCTGCTCCTGGTGACCGGCGTGTACCTCGTGCTCACCTCCCGCGGAAGGAAGGCCGATGCCTAA
- a CDS encoding extracellular solute-binding protein yields MRIRRVAAIGAVTLSLVLTSAACGGGSSGSEGSNEQPKTLTYWASNQGANLEVDKKVLQPELDKFEKETGIKVKLEVVPWSDLLNRILTATTSGQGPDVLNIGNTWSASLQATGALLPWDAKNFEAIGGKDRFVTSALGSTGAQGQDPAAVPLYSMAYALYYNKKMFADAGIEKPPATWDEMVEVGKKLSKDGKWALGAEGSNLANIIHQVFVLGQQHGADFFTPDGKADFTSDGAVAAVKQYVDFMAKDKIIAPGNAEYAQNQSLSDFAKDKTAMVLWQTASATFKSQGMKDDEWGVAPAPVQSGTPGQGTNTNSMVAGINLAVFKNTKNIDGAKKFVNFMTSDEEQKILNGAYGSIPPVKSAQDDPAFNSPALAVLRDTLATSATALPQVPDESQFETLVGTAVKELFADAAAGRAVTTESVRAKLDKAQQQMPNS; encoded by the coding sequence ATGCGCATACGCAGAGTCGCAGCCATCGGCGCCGTCACCCTCTCGCTCGTCCTCACGTCGGCTGCCTGCGGCGGGGGGTCGTCCGGCTCGGAAGGATCCAACGAGCAGCCCAAGACCCTCACCTACTGGGCCTCCAACCAGGGCGCCAACCTGGAGGTGGACAAGAAGGTCCTCCAGCCCGAACTCGACAAGTTCGAGAAGGAGACCGGCATCAAGGTGAAGCTGGAGGTGGTGCCCTGGTCGGACCTGCTCAACCGGATCCTCACCGCCACCACCTCGGGCCAGGGCCCCGACGTCCTGAACATCGGCAACACCTGGAGCGCCTCCCTCCAGGCCACCGGCGCCCTGCTGCCCTGGGACGCGAAGAACTTCGAGGCGATCGGCGGCAAGGACCGCTTCGTCACCTCCGCGCTCGGCTCCACCGGCGCCCAGGGCCAGGACCCCGCGGCCGTACCGCTGTACTCCATGGCCTACGCGCTCTACTACAACAAGAAGATGTTCGCCGACGCGGGCATCGAGAAGCCGCCCGCCACCTGGGACGAGATGGTCGAGGTCGGCAAGAAGCTGTCCAAGGACGGCAAGTGGGCGCTCGGCGCCGAGGGTTCGAACCTCGCCAACATCATCCACCAGGTGTTCGTCCTCGGTCAGCAGCACGGCGCGGACTTCTTCACCCCCGACGGCAAGGCCGACTTCACCTCCGACGGCGCCGTCGCCGCCGTGAAGCAGTACGTCGACTTCATGGCCAAGGACAAGATCATCGCGCCGGGGAACGCCGAGTACGCGCAGAACCAGTCCCTGAGCGACTTCGCCAAGGACAAGACGGCCATGGTGCTGTGGCAGACCGCCTCCGCGACCTTCAAGTCCCAGGGTATGAAGGACGACGAGTGGGGCGTCGCCCCCGCCCCCGTCCAGTCCGGCACCCCCGGCCAGGGCACCAACACCAACTCCATGGTCGCGGGCATCAACCTCGCCGTCTTCAAGAACACCAAGAACATCGACGGCGCCAAGAAGTTCGTGAACTTCATGACCAGCGACGAGGAACAGAAGATCCTCAACGGCGCCTACGGCTCCATCCCGCCGGTCAAGTCCGCCCAGGACGACCCCGCGTTCAACTCCCCGGCGCTCGCCGTCCTGCGCGACACCCTCGCCACCAGCGCCACCGCGCTGCCCCAGGTCCCCGACGAGTCGCAGTTCGAGACCCTCGTGGGCACCGCCGTCAAGGAGCTGTTCGCCGACGCCGCCGCCGGCCGGGCGGTCACCACCGAATCGGTGCGCGCCAAGCTCGACAAGGCCCAGCAGCAGATGCCCAACTCGTGA
- a CDS encoding ROK family protein produces the protein MTVRSGRTVRDLRRENRTAVLQRLYFDGPLSRFALGPTTGLSSGSVSNVVSELMAEGLVEEAGSVDSVGGRPRTLLRVSPQSGHMIGIDVGETRVRIELFDLALTELARVERPLATAGRRIDRYDVDVVVRHLREGIAEVLEQTGTTVERLLGVGIGVPGIVARTPQDGAIVHGQTIGWDAVPLERYLRESELLPETVPYYVDNGAKTLGQAEMWFGAGRGAQSAAVVLFGSGVGACVVSGDMGPGRAVEWGHLTVRVRGRRCRCGAQGCLEAYAGAEALLERWAEAGGRPPAGVDEETALTAMLAAAYPAEGPADETALTVLEETAEYLGAGFSDLINLFQPERILVGGWAGLQLGRRFLDSVRAHATAYSLRYPASHVRIDLGTLGPDAVTVGAAILPLADFFARGGRPLESEPKEPNPAWQTNLQDRAAQ, from the coding sequence GTGACAGTGCGCAGCGGTCGTACGGTGCGTGACCTGCGGCGGGAGAATCGTACGGCCGTGCTGCAACGGCTGTACTTCGACGGACCGCTGAGCCGGTTCGCGCTCGGGCCCACCACCGGACTGAGCTCCGGCTCGGTGAGCAACGTGGTCTCCGAACTGATGGCCGAGGGCCTGGTCGAGGAGGCCGGCAGCGTCGACTCCGTCGGCGGCCGTCCGCGCACCCTGTTGCGGGTCAGCCCGCAGAGCGGCCACATGATCGGCATCGACGTGGGCGAGACCCGGGTCCGCATCGAGCTGTTCGACCTCGCACTGACCGAACTGGCCCGCGTCGAGAGGCCCCTGGCGACCGCGGGACGCCGCATCGACCGCTACGACGTCGACGTCGTCGTCCGTCATCTGCGCGAGGGCATCGCCGAGGTGCTGGAGCAGACCGGGACGACGGTCGAGCGGCTGCTGGGCGTCGGGATCGGCGTGCCCGGCATCGTCGCGCGTACCCCGCAGGACGGGGCCATCGTGCACGGCCAGACGATCGGCTGGGACGCGGTCCCGCTGGAGCGGTATCTGCGGGAGTCGGAGCTGCTGCCCGAGACGGTGCCGTACTACGTCGACAACGGCGCCAAGACGCTCGGGCAGGCGGAGATGTGGTTCGGTGCCGGGCGCGGCGCGCAGAGCGCGGCGGTGGTGCTGTTCGGCTCGGGTGTCGGTGCCTGTGTCGTCTCCGGTGACATGGGTCCGGGCCGGGCCGTGGAGTGGGGGCATCTGACCGTACGGGTCCGGGGGCGGCGCTGCCGCTGCGGCGCCCAGGGCTGCCTGGAGGCGTACGCCGGGGCCGAGGCGCTGCTGGAGCGCTGGGCGGAGGCGGGCGGCCGGCCGCCGGCCGGGGTGGACGAGGAGACCGCGCTGACCGCCATGCTCGCGGCCGCCTATCCGGCGGAGGGCCCCGCCGACGAAACCGCCCTGACCGTCCTGGAGGAGACGGCCGAGTATCTGGGCGCGGGCTTCTCCGACCTGATCAACCTCTTCCAGCCGGAGCGCATCCTGGTCGGCGGCTGGGCAGGGCTCCAACTGGGGCGCCGTTTCCTGGATTCCGTACGGGCCCACGCCACCGCCTACTCCCTGCGGTACCCCGCCTCGCACGTCCGCATCGACCTCGGCACCCTCGGCCCGGACGCGGTCACGGTCGGCGCGGCGATCCTGCCGCTCGCCGACTTCTTCGCCCGAGGCGGGCGGCCACTGGAGTCCGAGCCGAAGGAGCCGAACCCGGCCTGGCAGACCAATCTCCAGGACCGCGCGGCGCAGTAA
- a CDS encoding discoidin domain-containing protein: MPAAGPPPATASPHRAPRRGLVATLVLALAAALLAVVPATQAAAAPTLLSQGKPVTASSQESAGTPATAAVDGDNGTRWSSAFADPQWIRVDLGAPAALSQVELRWETAYATAYRIETSQNGTDWSTAYSTTTATGGTETLNVSGTARYVRVLGTARATGWGYSLWEFKVYGTPDGDPTIPGGGDLGPNVHVFDPSTPGIQAKLDEVFQQQESAQFGSGRHAFLFKPGTYSGLNAQIGFYTQIAGLGLKPDDTLINGDITVDAGWFNGNATQNFWRSAENLAVNPVNGTNRWAVSQASSFRRMHVKGGLNLAPDGYGWASGGYIADSKVDGQVGNYSQQQWYTRDSSIGGWSNSVWNQVFSGTVGAPATGFPEPKYTTLENTPLSREKPFLYLDGNDYKVFAPALRTNARGTTWESGTPQGQSIPLSDFYVVKPGASAATINQAVSQGLHLLFTPGVYHVDQTIQINRANTIVLGLGLATIIPDNGVTAMRVGDVDGVRLAGFLIDAGTVNSTTLLEIGPQNASADHATNPTTVQDVYIRIGGAGPGKATTSMVVNSDDTIIDHTWVWRADHGDGVGWETNRADYGVRVNGDDVLATGLFVEHFNKYDVEWYGERGRTIFFQNEKAYDAPNQTAIQNGSTKGYAAYRVDDSVTTHEGWGLGSYCYYNVDPSIRQDHGFKAPVKPGVKFHSLLVVSLGGNGHYEHVINDTGPSTVPAGTSTVPSTVTSFP, encoded by the coding sequence ATGCCCGCAGCCGGTCCACCACCAGCGACCGCCTCACCCCACAGAGCCCCGCGCCGCGGCCTCGTCGCCACCCTCGTCCTCGCCCTTGCCGCGGCCCTGCTCGCCGTCGTCCCCGCGACCCAGGCCGCAGCCGCCCCCACCCTGCTGTCCCAGGGTAAGCCGGTCACCGCCTCCAGCCAGGAGAGCGCCGGCACCCCCGCCACCGCCGCAGTCGACGGCGACAACGGCACCCGCTGGTCCAGCGCCTTCGCCGACCCGCAGTGGATCCGCGTCGACCTCGGCGCCCCCGCCGCACTCAGCCAGGTCGAACTGCGCTGGGAGACCGCCTACGCGACCGCCTACCGCATCGAGACCTCGCAGAACGGCACCGACTGGTCGACCGCCTACTCCACCACCACCGCCACGGGCGGCACCGAGACCCTGAACGTCTCCGGCACGGCCCGCTACGTCCGAGTCCTCGGCACCGCCCGCGCCACCGGATGGGGCTACTCACTCTGGGAGTTCAAGGTCTACGGCACCCCCGACGGCGACCCCACCATCCCCGGGGGCGGTGACCTCGGCCCGAACGTCCATGTCTTCGACCCCTCCACGCCCGGCATCCAGGCCAAGCTGGACGAGGTGTTCCAGCAGCAGGAGTCGGCCCAGTTCGGCAGCGGCCGGCACGCGTTCCTCTTCAAGCCGGGCACTTACAGCGGCCTCAACGCCCAGATCGGCTTCTACACCCAGATCGCCGGCCTCGGCCTCAAGCCCGACGACACCCTGATCAACGGCGACATCACCGTCGACGCGGGCTGGTTCAACGGCAACGCCACGCAGAACTTCTGGCGTTCGGCGGAGAACCTCGCGGTCAACCCGGTGAACGGCACGAACCGTTGGGCCGTTTCCCAGGCGTCCTCGTTCCGCCGGATGCACGTCAAGGGCGGACTCAACCTCGCCCCCGACGGCTACGGCTGGGCCAGTGGCGGCTATATCGCCGACTCCAAGGTCGACGGTCAGGTCGGCAACTACTCGCAGCAGCAGTGGTACACCCGGGACAGCTCCATCGGCGGCTGGTCCAACTCGGTGTGGAACCAGGTCTTCTCCGGCACCGTCGGCGCCCCGGCGACCGGCTTCCCCGAGCCGAAGTACACCACGCTGGAGAACACGCCCCTCTCGCGCGAGAAGCCGTTCCTCTACCTGGACGGCAACGACTACAAGGTGTTCGCGCCCGCGCTGCGCACCAACGCGCGCGGCACGACGTGGGAGAGCGGCACCCCGCAGGGCCAGTCCATCCCGCTCAGTGACTTCTACGTGGTCAAGCCCGGCGCCAGCGCGGCGACCATCAACCAGGCCGTGAGCCAGGGCCTGCACCTGCTGTTCACGCCGGGCGTTTACCACGTCGACCAGACGATCCAGATCAACCGGGCCAACACCATCGTGCTCGGCCTGGGCCTGGCCACGATCATCCCGGACAACGGCGTCACGGCGATGCGCGTCGGTGACGTCGATGGCGTCCGGCTGGCCGGCTTCCTGATCGACGCCGGCACGGTCAACTCCACCACCCTGCTGGAGATCGGCCCGCAAAACGCGAGCGCCGACCACGCCACCAACCCGACCACCGTCCAGGACGTATACATCCGCATCGGCGGCGCGGGCCCCGGCAAGGCCACCACCAGCATGGTCGTCAACAGCGACGACACGATCATCGACCACACCTGGGTATGGCGCGCCGACCACGGCGACGGCGTCGGCTGGGAGACCAACCGCGCCGACTACGGCGTCCGCGTCAACGGCGACGACGTGCTCGCGACCGGACTGTTCGTCGAGCACTTCAACAAGTACGACGTCGAGTGGTACGGCGAGCGCGGCCGGACGATTTTTTTCCAGAACGAGAAGGCCTACGACGCGCCGAACCAGACCGCCATCCAGAACGGCTCCACCAAGGGCTACGCCGCCTATCGCGTCGACGACTCGGTGACCACGCACGAGGGGTGGGGCCTGGGCAGTTACTGCTACTACAACGTCGATCCGAGCATCCGTCAGGATCACGGCTTCAAGGCGCCGGTGAAGCCGGGGGTGAAGTTCCACAGCCTCCTGGTGGTCTCGCTCGGCGGCAACGGGCACTACGAGCACGTCATCAACGACACGGGGCCCTCGACCGTCCCCGCGGGCACATCGACCGTGCCGTCCACCGTCACGTCCTTCCCGTGA
- the pelF gene encoding GT4 family glycosyltransferase PelF, whose translation MHDPHGARRSDATRVTLLTEGTYPHSHGGVSVWCDQLVTGMPDVAFDVIAVTGTGHEPLVWELPSHVLQVWSVPMWGAPPEGAPPKGRARRRLAQAYERFLTALLDPCAEDGFAPALYTLARAAADGTLSPFLRGDRAVAVLASVWNRPGLVVREARPSLHDALTATALLEHALRPLTAPVPKDGVTHAVSGGVAVLPGLAALERYGVPLLLTEHGVYLRERYLGYRTAPYRWPVKAVVLGFFRLLAEETYRRAALITPGNRYNRLWEEQGGAAPESIRTVYNGVDPTAFPPAGPEPEGLTLSWAGRVDPIKDLETLIRAFSLVREQLPDVRLRLFGGTPRGGEAYRERCEALAAELGHADAVTFEGRVDDIKDAYAAGTVVMLSSISEGFPFTLIEAMSCGRATVSTDVGGVREAVGDTGLVVPPRDPAAMAAAALELLGDPERRAAMGEAARLRVIEQFTLRRTIDTFRSIYQELPYMERVLIPEPDLARSLAL comes from the coding sequence ATGCACGATCCCCACGGCGCGCGACGCTCGGACGCGACGCGCGTCACCCTGCTCACCGAAGGCACCTATCCGCACAGCCACGGAGGCGTGAGCGTCTGGTGCGACCAGCTCGTCACCGGCATGCCCGATGTGGCGTTCGACGTCATCGCCGTCACCGGCACCGGACACGAACCGCTCGTGTGGGAGCTGCCCTCCCACGTCTTGCAGGTCTGGTCCGTCCCGATGTGGGGCGCACCGCCGGAGGGCGCCCCGCCCAAAGGACGCGCTCGCCGTCGCCTCGCCCAGGCCTACGAGCGGTTCCTGACGGCGCTGCTCGACCCCTGTGCCGAGGACGGCTTCGCCCCGGCGCTGTACACGCTGGCGCGGGCCGCGGCGGACGGCACGCTCAGCCCCTTTCTCCGCGGCGACCGGGCGGTTGCCGTGCTGGCCTCCGTGTGGAACCGGCCCGGGCTCGTGGTGCGGGAGGCCCGGCCCTCGCTGCACGACGCGCTGACCGCCACCGCACTGCTGGAGCACGCCCTGCGCCCGCTGACCGCTCCGGTGCCCAAAGACGGGGTCACCCACGCGGTGAGCGGAGGCGTCGCCGTGCTGCCCGGGCTGGCCGCGCTGGAACGTTACGGCGTTCCGCTGCTGCTGACCGAGCACGGCGTCTATCTGCGCGAGCGCTACCTCGGCTACCGCACCGCCCCCTACCGCTGGCCGGTGAAGGCCGTCGTGCTGGGCTTCTTCCGGCTGCTGGCGGAGGAGACGTACCGCAGGGCCGCGCTGATCACGCCGGGCAACCGCTACAACCGGCTGTGGGAGGAGCAGGGCGGTGCCGCGCCGGAATCGATCCGGACGGTTTACAACGGCGTGGACCCGACGGCCTTCCCGCCTGCCGGGCCCGAACCGGAGGGGCTCACCCTCAGCTGGGCCGGCCGGGTCGACCCCATCAAGGACCTGGAGACCCTCATCCGGGCCTTCTCCCTCGTACGCGAGCAACTGCCCGACGTACGGCTGCGGTTGTTCGGCGGCACGCCGCGCGGTGGTGAGGCGTACCGGGAGCGGTGCGAGGCGCTGGCCGCCGAGTTGGGGCACGCGGACGCCGTGACCTTCGAGGGGCGGGTCGACGACATCAAGGACGCCTACGCGGCCGGGACCGTGGTGATGCTGTCCAGCATCAGCGAGGGCTTCCCGTTCACGCTGATCGAGGCGATGTCGTGCGGACGGGCCACCGTCTCCACCGATGTGGGCGGGGTCCGCGAGGCCGTCGGCGACACGGGGTTGGTGGTGCCGCCGAGGGATCCGGCCGCGATGGCCGCCGCCGCGCTGGAGTTGCTGGGCGATCCCGAACGGCGGGCGGCGATGGGAGAGGCGGCCCGGCTGCGGGTGATCGAGCAGTTCACTCTGCGGCGGACCATCGACACCTTCCGGTCCATCTATCAGGAACTCCCCTACATGGAACGGGTGTTGATACCGGAGCCGGACTTGGCAAGGAGCCTCGCCCTATGA
- a CDS encoding GDP-mannose 4,6-dehydratase gives MTSAPLAAVTGAEGFIGSHLTEALVASGHRVRAMAQYNSFSSYGWLETLPADVLEHVEIVLGDVRDPGSVRGLLEGADCVYHLAALIAIPYSYQAPHSYVDTNVTGTLNILEAARSLGTPRLVHTSTSETYGTAQTVPITEDHPINTQSPYAASKAGGDRLADSYHASFGTPVVTLRPFNTFGPRQSMRAVIPTVIGQVAAGERTITLGDLRPTRDFTYVKDTAQAFLTVGTAPAEQVVGHTFNAGTGGEISVGDLVALIGKVMDTALDVREDPERLRPAASEVMRLVADASRLTAATGWQPAHTLEEGLAHTVEFFRDPANLARYKTGIYNI, from the coding sequence TTGACCTCCGCACCGCTTGCCGCCGTCACCGGCGCCGAAGGCTTCATCGGCTCGCACCTCACCGAGGCGCTCGTCGCCTCCGGACACCGCGTCAGGGCGATGGCCCAGTACAACTCCTTCTCCTCCTACGGCTGGCTGGAGACCCTGCCGGCGGACGTCCTGGAGCACGTCGAGATCGTCCTCGGCGACGTCCGCGACCCCGGCTCGGTCCGCGGTCTCCTGGAGGGCGCGGACTGCGTCTACCATCTGGCCGCCCTCATCGCGATCCCGTACTCCTACCAGGCACCGCACAGTTACGTGGACACCAATGTGACCGGCACCCTCAACATCCTGGAGGCCGCGCGCTCCCTGGGCACGCCCCGGCTGGTGCACACCTCCACCAGCGAGACCTACGGCACCGCGCAGACCGTGCCGATCACCGAGGACCACCCCATCAACACCCAGTCGCCGTACGCCGCTTCGAAGGCGGGCGGGGACCGACTGGCCGACAGCTACCACGCCAGCTTCGGCACCCCGGTGGTGACACTGCGGCCGTTCAACACCTTCGGGCCGCGGCAGTCGATGCGGGCGGTGATCCCCACGGTGATCGGTCAAGTGGCCGCCGGGGAACGGACGATCACGCTCGGCGATCTGCGTCCCACCCGGGACTTCACCTACGTCAAGGACACCGCGCAGGCCTTCCTCACGGTGGGTACCGCGCCCGCCGAGCAGGTGGTGGGCCACACCTTCAACGCCGGTACCGGCGGCGAGATCTCGGTCGGCGACCTCGTCGCGCTGATCGGCAAGGTGATGGACACCGCCCTCGACGTACGCGAGGACCCCGAGCGGCTGCGGCCCGCCGCCTCCGAGGTGATGCGGCTGGTGGCCGACGCGTCCCGGCTCACCGCGGCCACCGGCTGGCAGCCCGCGCACACGCTGGAGGAAGGGCTCGCCCACACCGTGGAGTTCTTCCGCGATCCGGCCAATCTGGCCCGCTACAAGACCGGCATCTACAACATCTGA
- a CDS encoding nucleotidyltransferase family protein, translating to MHAVILAGGKGVRLRPYTTALPKPLVPIGDQHAILEIVLRQLSSAGFTHCTLAIGHLGEIIRAYVGDGSQWGLKVTYATEESPLGTMGPLLALREQLPETFLVMNGDILTDLDYADVLHRHRESAAPLTIATYARQVHIDFGVLTTDASKVVAFTEKPSMDYRVSMGVYGLTRGTLDAYTPGLPLGFDELVLDLLAAGRPPHAYDFDGYWLDIGRPDDYDQANAEFTSRKSLLLKGA from the coding sequence ATGCACGCAGTGATCCTGGCGGGCGGCAAGGGTGTCCGGCTGCGGCCCTACACCACGGCCCTGCCCAAGCCCCTCGTCCCCATCGGCGACCAGCACGCCATCCTGGAGATCGTGCTGCGCCAGCTCTCATCGGCCGGTTTCACCCACTGCACGCTCGCCATCGGCCATCTCGGCGAGATCATCCGCGCCTATGTCGGCGACGGTTCCCAGTGGGGCCTGAAGGTCACCTACGCCACCGAGGAGAGCCCCCTGGGCACGATGGGCCCGCTGCTGGCGTTGCGCGAGCAGCTGCCGGAGACCTTCCTGGTGATGAATGGCGACATCCTCACCGACCTCGACTACGCCGATGTGCTGCACCGGCACAGGGAGTCGGCCGCGCCGCTGACGATCGCCACCTACGCGCGCCAGGTGCACATCGACTTCGGGGTGCTGACGACCGACGCCAGCAAGGTGGTCGCGTTCACCGAGAAGCCGAGCATGGACTACCGCGTCTCCATGGGCGTCTACGGACTCACCCGCGGCACGCTCGACGCCTACACCCCGGGGCTGCCGCTCGGCTTCGACGAGCTGGTCCTGGATCTGCTGGCCGCCGGGCGCCCGCCGCACGCCTACGACTTCGACGGGTACTGGCTGGACATCGGCCGCCCCGACGACTACGACCAGGCGAACGCGGAGTTCACCAGCCGTAAGTCGCTTCTGCTCAAGGGAGCCTGA
- a CDS encoding NAD-dependent epimerase/dehydratase family protein, whose amino-acid sequence MRILVLGFTGYLGGHVVERLRALPGTRVLGGGRSSDADHRIDLASADPERLAKTLAAAAPDAVVNCAGAIGGDTVTLAEVNTRGPAVLCAALRAAAPAARLVHLGSAAEYGPGTPDVPVTESAPTSPVGPYGATKLAGTAAIAASGLDAVVLRVGNPVGPGAPPTGLPGRVAALLREAGPVLRLGDLSAYRDFVDVRDVARAVELAVAAGGPLPSVLNIGGGAAVQVREVVGRLAELAGFRGRIEESASSSARSAQVSWQCSDITAAHDALGWRPTRTLEESLSALWEGGRAP is encoded by the coding sequence ATGCGCATTCTCGTTCTGGGCTTCACCGGTTACCTCGGTGGCCATGTCGTCGAGCGGCTGCGTGCCCTGCCGGGCACGCGGGTGCTCGGCGGCGGCCGCTCGTCCGACGCCGACCACCGCATCGACCTCGCCTCGGCCGACCCCGAACGGCTGGCGAAGACCCTGGCGGCGGCGGCACCGGACGCCGTGGTCAACTGCGCCGGCGCCATCGGCGGCGACACCGTCACGCTCGCCGAGGTCAACACCCGCGGTCCGGCTGTCCTGTGCGCGGCACTGCGGGCGGCGGCACCGGCCGCGCGCCTGGTCCATCTGGGCTCGGCCGCCGAGTACGGCCCCGGCACCCCCGACGTGCCGGTCACGGAATCGGCGCCGACCAGCCCGGTCGGCCCCTACGGCGCAACCAAGCTCGCGGGCACCGCAGCCATCGCCGCCTCCGGCCTGGACGCGGTGGTGCTCCGGGTGGGCAATCCGGTGGGGCCCGGGGCGCCGCCGACCGGGTTGCCGGGCCGTGTCGCCGCCCTGCTGCGGGAGGCGGGCCCGGTCCTGCGGCTCGGCGATCTGTCGGCCTACCGCGACTTCGTCGACGTACGGGATGTGGCACGGGCCGTCGAGCTGGCGGTGGCTGCCGGCGGGCCCTTGCCCTCGGTGCTGAACATCGGCGGCGGGGCGGCGGTCCAGGTGCGCGAAGTCGTGGGCCGACTGGCCGAGTTGGCGGGCTTCCGGGGCCGTATCGAGGAGTCCGCGTCCAGTTCGGCCCGTTCGGCGCAGGTGTCGTGGCAGTGCTCGGACATCACCGCCGCGCACGACGCGCTCGGCTGGCGGCCGACCCGCACCCTGGAGGAGTCACTGAGCGCACTGTGGGAGGGCGGCCGAGCACCATGA
- a CDS encoding spherulation-specific family 4 protein, whose product MSLLIPLYVHPAEDPGAWHRLISGADRTYAVVLNPASGPGREPDPAFSAAAGALRTAGARLLGYADTAYGHRDPAEVVDDMRRHREWYAADGCFLDRVPAERAGLSECRKLVRSVRRAGADTVVLNPGVHPAPGYARLADLTVTFEGHWSTYVSAFSRPAWTERHPAERFCHLVYGVPEALVPLAVRTAHDRGAAVSGPVTGEQPNPWADLTPALWGAER is encoded by the coding sequence ATGAGCCTGCTGATTCCGCTGTACGTCCATCCGGCCGAGGATCCCGGTGCCTGGCACCGCCTGATCTCGGGCGCCGACCGCACCTACGCGGTGGTCCTGAACCCGGCGAGCGGACCGGGCCGGGAGCCGGACCCGGCATTCTCGGCGGCGGCCGGTGCGCTGCGTACGGCGGGTGCCCGGCTGCTCGGGTACGCGGACACGGCGTACGGGCACCGCGATCCGGCCGAGGTCGTCGACGACATGCGCCGCCACCGAGAGTGGTACGCGGCCGACGGCTGCTTCCTCGACCGGGTGCCGGCGGAACGGGCGGGTCTTTCGGAGTGCCGCAAGCTGGTCCGGTCCGTGCGCCGGGCCGGCGCCGACACCGTGGTCCTCAATCCGGGCGTCCACCCGGCACCTGGCTACGCCCGCCTCGCCGACCTCACGGTCACCTTCGAGGGCCACTGGTCGACGTACGTCTCGGCGTTCAGCCGCCCGGCGTGGACCGAGCGGCATCCGGCCGAACGGTTCTGTCATCTGGTGTACGGGGTGCCCGAGGCGCTGGTGCCGCTGGCCGTGCGGACCGCGCACGACCGGGGGGCGGCGGTGTCGGGGCCGGTCACAGGGGAACAGCCCAATCCCTGGGCCGACTTGACGCCCGCGCTGTGGGGAGCGGAGCGATGA